The nucleotide window GCGTCCCTCTCCACGACCTCGCACAGTCCGTGCAACGTCGCCTCCGGGAGCGTGTTGCCTGAGGCCAACCCATTGGTGTTGGAACGGAACAGGGTCAGGTCCGCCGAGGAACTATAAGGATGGAATACGGCGCTGGCGGGGACCAATATCTCCCTGTCATCTCCTATGTCCGTTCCCTTCGACCAAGCGATGGGCATGTCCTTGAGCCTCATCTTTGTATAGATGGGGAGGATCAATTCCCGCGGATCGAGCGCATTGCCTTTGGCCAGCATGTCATCCATGAGCTCTCTGACCAGCACATCCCCGTGCATTTCCGCGCTGTATCTTTCGATCCCTTCCATTATGGCAGATATTCTCGCCTGGGTCGGGGTCAGGCCCTTCCCATTGTAGATGGATATGGCGCCAGTTTCTGCGGAAGGACGGATCGTGGAGAAAACTGGTATGCCGATCCGATCCAGCCCGGTTATGTCGGCGACACGGCTGATCCCGGCCTTCTTGATGAGGGGTTCGATGCGTGAAAGGGTCTCCTCCGGGTCCTCAGTGCGATAACCTTCCGGGCCGTCCGCGGCCACCTTCGCCCTACGGCTCATGACCGGTGGATGCACTCGCCGATTATAACGGTTATGCAGCCCTCTCCCAGACCCGTTGTCAGATCGAGGAGGTGACCTTGCTCAGCATGTCCAACTCGGCATCCGGGTTCAAGGATATCTTTTCTATGAGTATGTCCACCTCGACGTTCTGGATGCTCGCCACCTTTAGGATGCGGCTCTGTATGAGATCATAGAGGGAGTCAACGCTCTTGGTGTAGACCTCGCAGATAAGGCTGTGGTCCCCGAAGACCTTGAATATGTTCTGGATCTCGTCGAATTTCTTAAGTTCCTCGATAACTTCGGTGAGCGAAGATCCGGCCACCTCGACCCCGATGATGGCCCTCATCAGCCCCAGCTTGGTGGAATTGGTGATGAGAGTATATCCGGATATGAGGTCATCGTCCTCCATTTTCGAGATGCGGCGGGAGACTGTAGCCTTCGATATCCCCAGCTTCTCAGCGATCTTTCCCAGGCTGATCCTGGAATCCTGTTTCAGCATCTTTAGGATATTAAGGTCGATTTCGTCCATTTCCCC belongs to Methanomassiliicoccales archaeon and includes:
- a CDS encoding Lrp/AsnC family transcriptional regulator, whose protein sequence is MDEIDLNILKMLKQDSRISLGKIAEKLGISKATVSRRISKMEDDDLISGYTLITNSTKLGLMRAIIGVEVAGSSLTEVIEELKKFDEIQNIFKVFGDHSLICEVYTKSVDSLYDLIQSRILKVASIQNVEVDILIEKISLNPDAELDMLSKVTSSI